TAACATTACTATCTTATAGCCTACTATAAAAGTGAATACATTCCTGAAATCATAACTTGAAGTATAATATGCTACTTCTTTTCTTCTTAAATCAAGCCTTTTTGATATATAATGGGAGTAAGATAGAGTGAAGTTAAAGCTTTTGCTAAGTTTCTTTTGTAAAAATAGCTCTATACCCTTTGAATAGCCCTTACCTTTGCTCAACTTTTCAAAATTATAATTAGATAATGAATCTCTTTCAACCCAAGCACGATTTGTTGCAAGATTGTAATATTTCTTATAATATATCTCAATATTCCCTTTAAAAGTGTTAGAAAAAAGATGCTCCAGACCAAAAATATACTGCTCACAGATCTCAGGTTTTAAGCTTCTATTTTTCTCTGGATTTATAGAAAAATTAAAATAGGCAGGTTGCTGAAAATGTTTCCCGTAACCAGCATTTATATAAGTTGAACTGATTATTCTATATGAAATGCCCAAACGGGGTGATATAGCATTGCTATTATTATACTCAAATTGACTAAGCCTCAAACCCATAAGAATTGTTAATCTATCAAATAGTATAAGTTTGTGTTGTAAATAAGCGGCATAGCTTCGTGTATCAATATCATTATTAATTCCCCATTCATCAAATATTCTTTCCACTCTATATATAGAATAAGTATCAGGACTGGCTGAGTAAAAACCATTAGCATCGTAGTAGAAAGTCGTATCATAGGGATTACCATAGGGATGATAATAGTAGGAATAGATGGTATCAGCGCTTGACCAGTCTTTATGATAAAAATTTATTAGCTTTAAATTAAAGCCTGCTGATAAAGTATTGAAATCATTTATTTTACAGGTGTAATCTCCCTTTAGTGTCCATTCACCTTCTGCATCCCTCTTTTGAAAGGTTTTATATTTTTTATTATTATTTAAGTTAAATACATCCCATTTCCAGTAGTCTTTGACGTTTGATAATGTAACATCCATAAAACTATTTTTACTCAATAAAGATTTGAATGTTATACCTGTAGCATATTTCCCGCTCTTGACATCAACTATATCCGTTCCTGAAGGAATAGTTTCTTTTGAATAATCAATATAAATCTTTTCATCACCGAGTAGTCCATTCCAGATAATTTTAGCTCTAGGTGAAATATAGTAAATCACTTTCCATTGTGCATTCCAATACTTAGGAATAGCAGTCATGCCAAAATTTCCAATAATATATTCGAGATAACTTTTATGAATACCAAATATATATGTTATCCTATCCTTTATTATTGGTCCTTCACTTAACATTCCGATACCCGACATTCCCATATCAAAACTAAAATTACGTTCTTCCTTGTTGCCCTCTTTAAGGTGAATATCCATTACTGAAGATAATTTACCACCGTATTTTGCAGGAAAAGCACCAGCGTAAAAATCAATATCATTGATAAAAAAAGGATTTATCATTGATATTGGACCACCACCTGCACCCTGGTTTCCATAGTGATTTGGATTAGGAATTTCAATGCCATCCAATAAAAATAAATTTTCTCCAGGATTGCCTCCTCGAACTATAATTTCATTTTCTTGATCTGCACCCGATATGACAGAAGGTAAAGCCTGCATCATTCTCGGAACATCCATCATGCTACCGGGGTCATTTATCATTTCAGTGTAATCCATATTCTTATCACTGGGGACTGGATCTCCAAGTTTTGCGAAAGCAGATGACTTTACCACAACTTCTTTCCCGCTTAATACTACTCTACTCATTCGAATATCCATTTGAGTTTGTCTACCCAATGCAACAGGGATATTTAACTTTTCAATAGTTCTATACCCTATAATCTGAAAACTGACATTGTACATTCCCGGGGTTAAATTTAATAGTCGATAGAATCCATTTTCATCCGTAATCGTACCAATAGAATCACCTTTTACAAATACATTTACACCTGCGATAGGCGATTGAGTTTCATCATCCACAATTGTGCCTACAATCCCCCCACTTTCATTCTCGGAAAATGAAAACCTAAAGAAAACAAAGGTAACTATGAATACTATTATCAAAATTTTCATAATATGAATCCCCTTATGAAATAAAACATTAACCCTAAGAGTATACTTTGTCTAATATGGTTGTCTTATACCCTAATATTTTTTAATTAAAGTATTATCTTTTCCTTTATTATTACACAAATGAAGACATTTATTACAGAATCTTATACAATCTATCGGCAATAAATCCTGCAATAGGTGGAAAAAAGAAAGTGCTTAATAAGCGGGTAAGATAAAATTTCCAGCCTACAATTGCTATCTCCATGGGCATTCTACCAATTGCCCAGAGTGACCAGGCTGTGACAAAAGCTACCATCGTTCCAATGCTTGCTCCGGACTGTATAAGTCCTGCTATTACAGGCAAAGCTACATAAGGTCCACCCGGGGTAATACCACCCACGATTGTCCCTATCAGGAGGCCCCTAAACCCAGCTTCCTGTCCTATCCATTTAGATATAATTTCATTGGGAATAAGAGACCTGATCATACCAGCTAATATAAAAGCAAAAATTAACAATGGTAATACATCCAGTGTCATCCTAAATGCAATTTTTAAACCAACAATATGGTTACCTTTTCCCTGAAAATAAGCAATAAGGAAAAGAATAGTGGACAGCAACGCCATTATTATTATAGAGGTTAACATACTATTATTCCCTTTCCTTTTTTCAGTTTTATTCATTTTCTAAATTCCTTATTCAATAATAATATAAGAACAAAACTATCGAATTAAATTAACATTCCAATCAATAATAAACAAAGAATCCTCTAAAATCATAGATTAAATCGAAAATTACTGGTACTAAAATCATCCCTAAATCTTTACCGTGAAAACCCGAAAAATATCTCTAAAGATAAAAAAATAAGATACATTTAAATCTCTTAAATATACAGGATTCATAAAAGGGTAACGACACTAATTATGGTTAATTAAAGATATTATCAATGAAATAATAACGGATAATCTTTTGCTTAATCTGCATTTTACCTTTGAACAATCTCAAAAAATGAATAATAAGTTTATTTTATATCAGGGAAAAATTTCAATATGACTTCCTTTTCAGGTGGTTTCGTCAGATTTGTAACGGTTACAAGCGCACCAACAGAAACCAATAGTGATATATAAATACCTGGTATACCCCATGGATCTCCATTTTTCATAATCGATGGGAATAATGTCGGGA
The Candidatus Neomarinimicrobiota bacterium DNA segment above includes these coding regions:
- a CDS encoding permease — translated: MNKTEKRKGNNSMLTSIIIMALLSTILFLIAYFQGKGNHIVGLKIAFRMTLDVLPLLIFAFILAGMIRSLIPNEIISKWIGQEAGFRGLLIGTIVGGITPGGPYVALPVIAGLIQSGASIGTMVAFVTAWSLWAIGRMPMEIAIVGWKFYLTRLLSTFFFPPIAGFIADRLYKIL
- a CDS encoding TonB-dependent receptor encodes the protein MKILIIVFIVTFVFFRFSFSENESGGIVGTIVDDETQSPIAGVNVFVKGDSIGTITDENGFYRLLNLTPGMYNVSFQIIGYRTIEKLNIPVALGRQTQMDIRMSRVVLSGKEVVVKSSAFAKLGDPVPSDKNMDYTEMINDPGSMMDVPRMMQALPSVISGADQENEIIVRGGNPGENLFLLDGIEIPNPNHYGNQGAGGGPISMINPFFINDIDFYAGAFPAKYGGKLSSVMDIHLKEGNKEERNFSFDMGMSGIGMLSEGPIIKDRITYIFGIHKSYLEYIIGNFGMTAIPKYWNAQWKVIYYISPRAKIIWNGLLGDEKIYIDYSKETIPSGTDIVDVKSGKYATGITFKSLLSKNSFMDVTLSNVKDYWKWDVFNLNNNKKYKTFQKRDAEGEWTLKGDYTCKINDFNTLSAGFNLKLINFYHKDWSSADTIYSYYYHPYGNPYDTTFYYDANGFYSASPDTYSIYRVERIFDEWGINNDIDTRSYAAYLQHKLILFDRLTILMGLRLSQFEYNNSNAISPRLGISYRIISSTYINAGYGKHFQQPAYFNFSINPEKNRSLKPEICEQYIFGLEHLFSNTFKGNIEIYYKKYYNLATNRAWVERDSLSNYNFEKLSKGKGYSKGIELFLQKKLSKSFNFTLSYSHYISKRLDLRRKEVAYYTSSYDFRNVFTFIVGYKIVMLRYSWYLDLNNRFWWKPIAWLLDPGNELEIGIRWRYSDGKPYTKHSYNPYLRRWFITWSTDLNTERTPCYNRLDIMILRRWYTKKYSIVSYFHFINALNRKNIWDYYYTGDGKKGKIYQFSFMPVGGFVIEF